The genomic region GCAGGAATCGGTCTGTTTCTGGCAATCATCGGTTTCAGCAACGCCGGCCTGATCTCCCGAGGAGAGGGCGGTACTTTTTCCCTGGGCAATCCGGACGACCTGGGCATAGTGACGTTCCTCTTCGGCTTCTTCCTGACCCTCTGGCTGATGTCCCGCAAAATGCAGGCGGCCCTGCTTTGGGGGATCCTGTCCGCCACCCTGGTGGCCATTCTTCTGAATTCCGGGTTCGGCAACCCACAGGCATTTGGCGGCGCAGCCACGGTGCCCTCCAGCCTGGTTGGGCTTCCTCAGGGACTGACCGGCCCCGAGGCGATCTTCGGCCGCTGGGACTGGGGCTTTTTCCCGCATCTGGGGCTGCTTTCGGCGGTCCTGGCCGTCTTTTCCCTGATGCTCACCGATTTTTTCGACACCATGGGAACCGTAGTTGGATTGGGAGAAGAGGGAGGTTTCCTCCAGAAGGACGGAAGACTTCCCGGAGTCCACCGGGTGTTGCTGGTTGATTCCCTGGGCGCGGTTGCGGGAGGACTGTCGAATTGCAGCAGCAATACCACCTATATCGAAAGCGCGGCCGGGATCGCGGCAGGCGGACGCACCGGATTGACCGCAGTGGTGGTGGGCCTGCTCTTCCTGCTGGGCATGTTTTTCAGTCCGTTGGCAGGGATCGTTCCCAAGCAGGCCACGGCCCCCTCGTTGATCCTGGTGGGATTCCTGATGATGGGCGCTCTGCAGGACATCTCCTGGCGTCGTCTTGGCGAAGGCGTTCCCGCCTTTCTCACCCTGCTGCTCATGCCCTTCACCTTCTCCATCAGCAACGGCATCGGGGCCGGAATCATCAGCTACACCTTTCTGAAGCTGGCGTCTGGCAAGCACCGGGAACTCCACGCTCTGATGGTAGGGGCCGCCGTTGCCTTTGCGGTTTACTTCGTCCTTTCGGGCTAGCTTGAACTCGGAACAGGTAAAGAAGTGAAACTACTGCTCATGCTGGTACTGCTGGGGCTGGCCTTGCCTCGCCCTGCAGCCGGCACGCCGGTCGAACCGGAAACGCTCTTCGAGAGGCTGACCAAGGAGACCGGCTGCGCGCCCCTGGGTCCCTTGGCCCGACACACCCTCCCCGATCCGGCTGCATTCGAACCCGGGGAATCCCGGATCCTGACGGAGTACGGATTCCGCGATCTCAGCCGGCAAGAGCTCCGCTGCCGCAACCGTTCCATTGATATCCGGATCTATCGCATGTTGGACGCCCCGGCCGCCTATGGACTCTTCACCCTTTTCAGGAAGCCCGATTCCCGGGTTCCCGATGGCTTCCCCCGACTGGCCGAAGAGAGCGATGATTGGGTGGCCTTCGCTCAAAGCCGATTCTACGTCCGGATCCGGCGTTCCGCCCTGCCCGCCGGGCGTGCCGCGGCCCTTGAGGCTGCCCGGTTCCTGGCCCGGTCGCTGCCTGACGACTGGGCGCTTCCCTCGCTTGTGGACTATCTGCCTCGGGAACACCTGGTCCCGGGAAGCGAGGTGTTCCTCATGGGGCATCAGGCCTTGAGCCTCAGGATCCCGCTGGGGCAGGAAGACCTCTTCGGTCTGGCCCACGGAGCCGAAGCCCTGCTGGCGGACTACCGGCCGGTCAACGGGTCGGCCAGGATCCTGCTGATGATCTATCCCACCCAGCAACTGGCCGGCAAGTATCTCCAAAGCGGTTACCAGCAGTTGATGCGGCAGCACCCCGGCTGGCAGGTCTTCTACAAGCGGGAGGGTCCTCTGGTGGTGATGGTCCTGGATTCGACAGACCCGGAGATCGCCTCGTCCTTCCTGGACAAGGTCTCCTATGTTTCCTCGGTGAGCTGGGACCCCAAGGCGGAGCCCCTGTCGGTGGGACACATGATGCTGAGCGTGTTCCTTTACGTGGGAGCAGTGATCGCGATCACGCTGGTGGCGGGAGTGATGTTCGGTCTGCTGCGACTGCTGATCAGTTGGCTCTTTCCGGGGAAGATCTTCGACCGCGTGGAACGCTACGAGGTCATTCGCCTGAAACTGCCGCCACCGCAATGATGTAGGACCGGGCGCCGTCCATGGCAGGAGGGAGTGGGCCGGCTACACGTTGATAATCTCGACCAGTTCCTTTACGGCGGCCGCCGATTTCTTCAAAGCCGCATCTTCCTCAGGACGGAGATCGATCTGCACGATCTCCTCGATTCCGTTCCGGCCGAGCTTCACCGGCACCCCCACGAAGAGACCATTCACTCCATATTCCCCTTCCAGAAAGGCGGCGCAGGGGAGAATCTTGCGCTTGTCCTTGAAGATCGCCTCGACCATCTCCGTCACCGCGGCCGAGGGAGCATAGTAGGCGCTCCCGGTCTTGAGCAGGCCCACGATTTCAGCGCCTCCATTGGCGGTGCGATCGACCAGGGCATCGATTCGCTCCTGAGACAGGAGCTCGGTTATGGGGATTCCCGCCACGGTGGAGTAACGCGGCATCGGAACCATGGTGTCGCCATGTCCACCCAGCACAAAGGCGTGGACATTTTCCACAGAAACCGACAGTTCCTGGGCGATGAAGGTCCTGAACCGGGCCGAATCCAGAATGCCCGCCATGCCGATCACCCGGTTCTTGGGGAAGCCGGAGACTCTGTAGGCTGTTTGCACCATGGCATCCAGCGGATTGCTGACCACGATCAGAATGCATCCGGGGGAGTACCTGACCACCTGTTCGGTGACCCCCTTGACGATTTCGTAGTTCTTCATCAGGAGGTCGTCCCGGCTCATCCCCGGTTTTCGAGGCAGTCCGGCGGTGATGACGACGATGTCCGAGTCGGCCGAGTCGCTGTAATCGTTGGTTCCCACCAGGTGGGAGTCGAATCCTTCCACGGGTCCCGACTGCAGCAGGTCCAGCGCCTTCCCCTGGGGCACGCCATCGACGATGTCGATCAGCACCACATCCGCCAATTCCTTGTCCACGATCCAATGAGCGGCGGTGGCGCCGACATTTCCTGAACCCACGATCGTCACTTTTCTTCTCATCGACATCGCTCCTCTCGGTTCCGCGGCCAGTCCCCGTTGGGAACATGGCAGTTCCCTGCCCGGCTGTGGCCGTGGGTTCCCCTGTGAGCCTGGGGACGTTGTTGAATTACTGGAATGACTTGTAAGGAACACATAGAAGACGCTATTGAATCAAAGCAATTCAGCAGCGGCTGATCGCAGTTATTCCAGTAATTCAACAACGTCCCCTTTTCACGTCCCCATGTTCTGGATGATGGCGTCGGCAAACTCGCTGGTCCTGCACTTGGTGGCCCCGTTCATGAGCCGTTCCAGGTCATAGGTGACCTTCTTCTGCTGGATGGTGCGGCCGAACGCCTCCTCGATCAATTGCGAAACCTCCGCCCAACCCAGGTGCTCGAACATCATGGACCCCGACAGGATAACCGACCCGGGATTGATGACGTCCCGGTCGGCATATTTGGGAGCCGTCCCGTGGGTGGCTTCGAAAACCCCGTATTCGTCGCCGATGTTGGCCCCGGGAGCAATCCCCAGTCCTCCGACCTGAGCGGCGCAGGCGTCCGACAGGTAATCGCCGTTGAGGTTGGGCGTGGCCAGAACGTCATACTCGGCCGAGCGTGTGAGCACCTGCTGGAACATGGAGTCGGCGATGCGATCGTTGATCATGATCTTTCCCTCGGGAACCTTTCCCCCATGCTTGCTCCAGACCTCGTCTTCGGCGATGGTTTCCTCCGGAAACTCCTCCCGGGCCAGTTGGTAGCCCCAGTCCCGGAAGGCTCCTTCGGTAAACTTCATGATGTTGCCCTTGTGGACCAGTGTCACCACCCTGCGGCCATGCCTGATGGCATAGCCAATGGCTCGGCGAACCAGGTTACGGGTCCCCGTGATGGAGATGGGTTTCACTCCGATGCCCGAATCGGCCTTGATTTTCTTGCCCAGGTTATCGCCCAGAAACTCGATGAATTTGGCCGCTTCCGGGCTGCCCTGCTGCCACTCGATGCCGGCGTAGACATCTTCGGTATTCTCCCTGAAGATCACCACGTTCATATTCTCGGGAGCCCTGACCGGGGACGGCACCCCGTCAAAGTACTTCACCGGACGAACGCAGGCATAGAGATTCAGCACCTGGCGCAGGGTAACGTTCAAGCTTCGAATCCCGCCACCGACCGGAGTGGTCAGGGGTCCCTTGATGGCCACCCGAAAGGTTCTGATGGCGTCCAGGGTATCGTTGGGCAGCCACTCCCCGAACTTGCGGTAGGCCTTTTCCCCGGCGAAGATCTCATACCAGCAGACTTTCCGCTTCCCGGCACAGGCCTTGTCCACGGCCGCATCGAAGACCCGCACCGCGGCTCTCCAGATGTCTCGGCCGGTCCCATCCCCCTCGATGAAGGGGATGATTGGATTGGCCGGAACTTTCAGTTGTCCCTGTACCAGCTCGATTTTCGATCCCTCTTTGGGGATCTCCACCCCGTTAAAGGACATGGGTGACTACCTTTCAAGAAGTGATTGGTGAAGAGTGGTTAGTGGATAGTTTCCAAAAGCGGAGTCGGAGCGGTCTGTCACGCTCTTCGCCAGGCCCGAGTCGTTCGCGCCGGAGGCTTGCGGCCACTTGTTGAATGACTAAGCCGAGATCGACAAATTGCTCAACGCGCTGATCAAATCAATAGGCCACCATCCACCAGCAAGCGCCTGGGCAAAAGCAGGCCGCTTTGTAACATTTTTCACAAAAGACTGTCAAGGAAGGTAGGCGCCGCCATTCCCGCCATCGGGAGCGAGAATGGAGCGTGACCATTCCTTCGATCAATGATCGCCCTGAAATCCGAGGCAGGCGGCTCCGTATATTCCGGCCCGACTGCCCAGACCGGATCTGAGAATCGGCCGTGGATCCGCCTGCTGCACGAAAGAGCGCCGCTTCACTTCCTCGAACATCGGCTTCTGAAAAGCGTCCCAGGCCGCGATGGCTCCGCCTCCCAGCACCACTGCCTCCAGGTCGAAGATGTGAATCAAGCTGGCGATGCCGATACCCAGGGCGGCGCCCATTTCCTGGAACACCAACCTGGCGGATGTATCTCCTTGCCGGGCCAGAGCGTAGACGCGATCGGCGGTGAGCGGTCCCTCCCCGCGTACCAGGCGCTGCAGCTTGGGGCTGGCCTGACCGGAGTCCGCCAGTTCGGCAGCGCACCTTACCACCGCTGTCGCCGATGCATAGGCTTCCAGGCAACCTCGGTTGCCACAGTTGCACAAGCGCCCCTCCGGCCGAACGTTAATGTGGCCCAACTCGGCGGCCATCCCCTTGGCTCCGTGCCATATCCGGCCATTCAGGACCAAACCTCCGCCAATGCCGGTCCCCAGGGTAAGAAAGGCCAGGTGGTTCATTTCCCTGGCCACACCCATCCATTTCTCTCCCAGTGCCGCGGCATTGGCGTCATTTTCGAGGGTAAAGGGAGCGTCCATCTCCCGGCGGATCCGGTTGCGAACATTAAACCCGGCCCAGCCCGGCAAGTTGGGAGCTGCAATCACCAGACCCAGGGGCAGCCTCATGATTCCGGCCACCGCCACGCCAATCCCGGCCAGAGCGTAACGTCCGTCCCAGCGGTCCCGCAGTTCCAGGATGGCCCGGCACATGCGACCCACAACATCTTCAGGACCCTTGCGAGCATCCGCCGCCACTTCCAGGTGTTCCAGCAGGTCGCCGTTTTCCCCTATGGCTCCCAGCTTCAGATTGGTCCCGCCCAGGTCAACTCCGATGGCAAAGCGCTTCATGCTTACCTGAAACAAACTAAAAAAGAGTGATCCACGAAGTCACACGAAGGATCACGAAGGGACACGAAGCGGGACGGCTCTGCCGCGTCGACACGGCTGTGGCCCGGTAACCCGGCCCGCGCTCCCGGGTGGGCTTCCCCCCATGACCTCTGTTGGCTGGTAACCGGTTCAAGGTCCAGCGTGGCAAATTTTTGATTAACATCGATGCACAGGATGCACAGGATATACAGGATTCGTTTCAGGAAACGGCTAGCTTTTCATGCCGGGAATCCGCAAAATCGCACCGGATCATCGCCTGAGCTGGCCTCTCGTGCAGGAAGCTCTCGTCCTGTTAATCCTGTGCATCCTGTGTATCGATGTTCTCAAATGCAACAAACCGGTTTTACTGAAACTGTCCCTACTCCGGACAGGCCATGAACGTCCATAGTTTCACTCTCGGATGATCCGCCCTGCCGGGGGGCGGGGCCGAACTTATTTGAAACAAACACCGGCGCCTAATGGCTGGAAACCGGTTCAAAGTCAATCATGGGCAGATTTTTAATTCACATCGATGCACAGGATGCACAGGATTTACAGGATTTTTTCTGGAGACGGCTAGCTCTTCATGCCGGGAATCCGCATAACCGCACGGGATCATCGCCTGAGCTGGCTTCTCGTGCAGGAAGCTCTCTTCGGGCTAATCCTGTTAATCCTGTGCATCGATGTTCATTAGATAGAAAACCGTGCCAACGGTACAGGGTCCTTGTTCCCGGCAAGCTATGAAGATTCGTTGTTTCACCCTCGAATGATCTGCACGGCAGGGCAGGGGTGGCACTTGTCTGAAACACCCCGGTTTCGCCCCTATGAGTCGCCCCGTCGTTGGGGAGGGCGGAGCGCCTAGGTGAAAAGTGAATAGTGGAGAGTGGTCAGCAGAGGGTGCTGAAAGCAGCCAAGCGCTTGATGAGCCGGTTGCACTTTCTCAAGGACTGCGTCGAGACCGACAAGACGCTTTGCGTGTCGAGCGAATAGCTCTTCACTCTCCACTCTTCACTCGTCTGAAGCATTCCCGTTTCGCTCTGTATGATCCGTCCCGTCGTCGGGGGCGGGGGGCGGCTATCCGCCCGATGACGGACCGGTTTCAGGCTGAACAGGCCCCTCGGCTCCGAAATCGTCAACTCCCCTGCCCGCCGGCGGGTGCACTCCCATCGCCAGGGCCATGATTTTTTCCTGATCGGCCTCTGCCTGGGACAGCTCTCCGGTAATGCGGCCACCATGCATCACCAGAATGCGGTCACACAGCCTGAGAACCTCCGGAAGCTCGGAGGAGATCATGAGAATGGCAATGCCCTGGCCGACAAGCCGAAGCATCAGTCGGTAGATCTCCTCCTTGGCGCCGACGTCGATACCTCGAGTGGGTTCATCGAAAATCAGGATGCGACTCTCGGTGAAGAGCCACTTGCTCAACACCACCTTCTGTTGGGTCCCGCCGCTCAGGTTGCGCACCTGCTCCTCGGTCGAGGGGGTCTTGATAGCCAGCTGCCTGATAAAATCCTGCACGCTTTCTCTTTCCCTGAACGAGTCCACCAGGCCCCAGCGCATCAGCTTGCCCAGCCTGGACAAGGTGGTGTTCTCCCGCACTCGCATGCCGAGCACAAGTCCCTGAGACTTGCGGTCCTCGGTCAGCAGACCGATTCCGAGATCGATGGCCTGGCGAGGCGACTGCGGCCGGATCGGCTTCCCTTCCATAAACATCCGTCCCCGATCGGGCAGCTCGACCCCGAACAGCACCCTGGCCAACTCGGTCCGCCCGGCGCCTACCAGACCGGTCAGCCCCACGATCTCGCCCCGGTAAAGCCTGAGGTTGATGTCTTCCAGCTTCCCCGCCTGTCCAATTCCCTCCAGGCGGAGCACTTCCGCACCCGGTTTGGGGGCGGCCCGCCGAACCGAAGACTTGAGCTCTCGGCCCACCATCAGGCGGATCACCTCCTCCCGGTCCAGTTCCGAGGTCGGCCGGGTGGCGATGGTGCGACCGTCCCGCATCACGGTGGTTCGGTCGCACACATTGAAGATCTCTTCCAGCCGGTGGGAGATATAGATCACCGATACGCCCTGCTCCTTGAGACGACCGATCAGGCTGAAGAGCTCGGACAATTCGCGTTCGGTTAGGATGGCGGAAGGCTCATCCATAATGATGAGGCGGGAA from Acidobacteriota bacterium harbors:
- the mdh gene encoding malate dehydrogenase; protein product: MRRKVTIVGSGNVGATAAHWIVDKELADVVLIDIVDGVPQGKALDLLQSGPVEGFDSHLVGTNDYSDSADSDIVVITAGLPRKPGMSRDDLLMKNYEIVKGVTEQVVRYSPGCILIVVSNPLDAMVQTAYRVSGFPKNRVIGMAGILDSARFRTFIAQELSVSVENVHAFVLGGHGDTMVPMPRYSTVAGIPITELLSQERIDALVDRTANGGAEIVGLLKTGSAYYAPSAAVTEMVEAIFKDKRKILPCAAFLEGEYGVNGLFVGVPVKLGRNGIEEIVQIDLRPEEDAALKKSAAAVKELVEIINV
- a CDS encoding NCS2 family permease codes for the protein MVNNPSFAQSWLERTFLLSQRRTSLAVEARAGLSTFLVMAYIIFVNPTILGDIPDSTGATLPSGAVLSITCLAAGVLSILMGLLSNYPFALAPGMGLNAVVSLHLVGQLQLTWVQAMTVVFLQGLIILVLVLTRFREAMMDAIPTPLKKSIGAGIGLFLAIIGFSNAGLISRGEGGTFSLGNPDDLGIVTFLFGFFLTLWLMSRKMQAALLWGILSATLVAILLNSGFGNPQAFGGAATVPSSLVGLPQGLTGPEAIFGRWDWGFFPHLGLLSAVLAVFSLMLTDFFDTMGTVVGLGEEGGFLQKDGRLPGVHRVLLVDSLGAVAGGLSNCSSNTTYIESAAGIAAGGRTGLTAVVVGLLFLLGMFFSPLAGIVPKQATAPSLILVGFLMMGALQDISWRRLGEGVPAFLTLLLMPFTFSISNGIGAGIISYTFLKLASGKHRELHALMVGAAVAFAVYFVLSG
- a CDS encoding sugar ABC transporter ATP-binding protein; the protein is MPLLEMQAITKQFPGVLALDKANLAVEAGECHALVGENGAGKSTLMKILSGAYQPDAGKIRFGGRFHLVDSPIVARDLGITMIHQELNLLQGMTVAENIFLGHELARGPLGWLDREAMERRSEELLASFGQEMSGRIPVKRLSLAQQQMVEIAKALSVRSRLIIMDEPSAILTERELSELFSLIGRLKEQGVSVIYISHRLEEIFNVCDRTTVMRDGRTIATRPTSELDREEVIRLMVGRELKSSVRRAAPKPGAEVLRLEGIGQAGKLEDINLRLYRGEIVGLTGLVGAGRTELARVLFGVELPDRGRMFMEGKPIRPQSPRQAIDLGIGLLTEDRKSQGLVLGMRVRENTTLSRLGKLMRWGLVDSFRERESVQDFIRQLAIKTPSTEEQVRNLSGGTQQKVVLSKWLFTESRILIFDEPTRGIDVGAKEEIYRLMLRLVGQGIAILMISSELPEVLRLCDRILVMHGGRITGELSQAEADQEKIMALAMGVHPPAGRGVDDFGAEGPVQPETGPSSGG
- the icd gene encoding isocitrate dehydrogenase (NADP(+)), coding for MSFNGVEIPKEGSKIELVQGQLKVPANPIIPFIEGDGTGRDIWRAAVRVFDAAVDKACAGKRKVCWYEIFAGEKAYRKFGEWLPNDTLDAIRTFRVAIKGPLTTPVGGGIRSLNVTLRQVLNLYACVRPVKYFDGVPSPVRAPENMNVVIFRENTEDVYAGIEWQQGSPEAAKFIEFLGDNLGKKIKADSGIGVKPISITGTRNLVRRAIGYAIRHGRRVVTLVHKGNIMKFTEGAFRDWGYQLAREEFPEETIAEDEVWSKHGGKVPEGKIMINDRIADSMFQQVLTRSAEYDVLATPNLNGDYLSDACAAQVGGLGIAPGANIGDEYGVFEATHGTAPKYADRDVINPGSVILSGSMMFEHLGWAEVSQLIEEAFGRTIQQKKVTYDLERLMNGATKCRTSEFADAIIQNMGT
- a CDS encoding ROK family protein, translated to MKRFAIGVDLGGTNLKLGAIGENGDLLEHLEVAADARKGPEDVVGRMCRAILELRDRWDGRYALAGIGVAVAGIMRLPLGLVIAAPNLPGWAGFNVRNRIRREMDAPFTLENDANAAALGEKWMGVAREMNHLAFLTLGTGIGGGLVLNGRIWHGAKGMAAELGHINVRPEGRLCNCGNRGCLEAYASATAVVRCAAELADSGQASPKLQRLVRGEGPLTADRVYALARQGDTSARLVFQEMGAALGIGIASLIHIFDLEAVVLGGGAIAAWDAFQKPMFEEVKRRSFVQQADPRPILRSGLGSRAGIYGAACLGFQGDH